The proteins below are encoded in one region of Reichenbachiella sp. 5M10:
- a CDS encoding OprO/OprP family phosphate-selective porin → MNQTPAYLPAVPRAWHAYILALAGYMIFILHLSHSVSAQTSNHHTLLIRNVNILTSSSDSSLYHADLMIIDDKLELVSQESLAKPDQAIVLNANDGYLVGNLTIDTTPRFIILNSDPRKNFDIWLDMDPYITFAINDGSIRINRLEEDNSEIDTPKDPYSRLRWFAYSPPPIALPVNYSDGSKWNHWNTKNFKGLFFAALAMDRLYWLSQNEESKNQVGKLQPNAGGEIRGLRFGAIGTVKLMKKPWTYTVFLATNAFEKGFEGSDLNNLTFYDYRLDIPLPKQIVLSIGKQKEPMSLERIPSSLFNSMQERTSDAFQPGRNIGAQLSGNLLKQRISWALGAFNPWLEKDTDFENTESVIAARITGVPWASKTSNELIHLGIGNRYSNGHSGAQYGITPEFDKSVSFIQTGAIQTNSMNLIDTEIGFITGPFWVFSEYIINQLDVTGGERLTYTTFQTTGSWVLSGERRAYRYKNGTVSPIPVAIGVTQGGRGAWELTARYSHYDTNSRSINHGIMNIYSAGLNWWPTEYANVSFNFRYIQLDQLGEQGYTSGLNTRILLLLN, encoded by the coding sequence ATGAACCAAACTCCAGCCTACTTGCCAGCAGTCCCGCGAGCTTGGCATGCATATATACTTGCCCTTGCAGGCTATATGATATTTATACTGCACCTGTCTCATAGTGTATCGGCTCAAACGTCAAACCATCATACACTACTCATCCGAAATGTCAACATATTGACGAGCAGTTCGGACTCCTCGCTCTACCACGCGGATTTGATGATCATCGATGACAAACTAGAGTTGGTTTCTCAAGAGAGCCTTGCCAAGCCAGACCAAGCCATCGTATTGAATGCAAATGATGGGTACCTCGTCGGCAACCTTACCATTGACACCACTCCTCGCTTCATCATCCTCAACAGCGACCCACGCAAGAACTTTGACATTTGGCTCGATATGGACCCGTACATCACCTTTGCGATCAACGATGGATCGATCCGCATCAATCGCCTCGAAGAGGACAATAGCGAAATCGACACCCCCAAGGACCCCTATTCACGTCTACGGTGGTTTGCATACAGCCCTCCCCCCATCGCTCTACCTGTCAACTACAGCGACGGCAGCAAATGGAACCACTGGAATACCAAAAACTTCAAAGGGCTCTTCTTCGCAGCACTGGCCATGGATCGCCTGTATTGGCTTTCGCAAAATGAAGAAAGTAAAAACCAAGTCGGCAAACTACAGCCCAACGCGGGAGGAGAAATCCGCGGACTCCGCTTTGGCGCAATAGGGACAGTCAAGCTCATGAAAAAGCCGTGGACCTACACCGTATTTTTAGCCACCAATGCATTCGAAAAAGGATTTGAAGGCAGTGATCTCAACAACTTGACGTTTTATGACTATCGACTCGACATCCCATTGCCCAAGCAAATTGTCCTCAGCATAGGCAAACAAAAAGAACCCATGTCTTTGGAGCGCATTCCTTCATCTCTTTTCAACTCCATGCAAGAAAGAACCTCGGACGCCTTCCAGCCAGGTAGGAACATAGGCGCCCAACTCAGTGGCAACCTTCTAAAGCAACGAATCTCTTGGGCGTTAGGAGCATTCAACCCTTGGCTCGAAAAAGATACGGATTTTGAAAACACCGAATCCGTCATCGCAGCAAGAATTACCGGTGTACCATGGGCTTCCAAGACCAGCAACGAACTCATCCATCTTGGCATAGGCAATCGGTACTCCAACGGACATAGTGGTGCGCAATACGGCATCACGCCTGAATTTGACAAATCCGTCAGCTTCATCCAAACGGGGGCAATCCAAACAAATAGCATGAATCTGATTGATACCGAAATAGGTTTCATCACTGGGCCCTTTTGGGTCTTTTCCGAATACATCATCAACCAATTGGATGTCACGGGAGGCGAACGGCTCACTTACACTACCTTCCAAACCACAGGCTCTTGGGTACTCAGTGGAGAACGCCGCGCCTACCGCTACAAAAACGGAACCGTCAGTCCCATTCCAGTAGCTATAGGTGTCACCCAAGGTGGACGTGGTGCTTGGGAACTGACCGCTCGCTACTCCCACTACGACACCAATAGCCGAAGCATCAACCACGGCATCATGAATATTTATTCAGCCGGGCTCAACTGGTGGCCCACAGAATACGCCAATGTCAGTTTTAATTTTCGCTATATCCAACTTGACCAACTTGGAGAGCAGGGCTACACTTCTGGGCTCAACACCCGTATCCTGTTATTATTGAATTAG
- a CDS encoding bifunctional oligoribonuclease/PAP phosphatase NrnA produces the protein MNIYKQIEAEILAASHIVITAHKSADGDSVGSSLGLLHFIEKLGKSAVVCHPDAAPDFLYWLDTSNILLMTDHPEQVTEAFETADLIFCLDYNGTDRVGPEMQSLLEAATCKKIMIDHHLNPQDFPTLAVSDTSASSTAQLIVELIDQSGHIDLLDENIGTPLYLGILTDTGSFRFPAVAPRTHELIAKLLAAGVKHHLIHEALNDNNTESRMRLQGYAMSEKLEIMEDYHVAIVPLTKEELAQYNFKKGDTDSLANLALSIRGMKAAIMFTERDGIIKISFRSKGENNPVNLLAAEHFEGGGHANAAGGMSNLTVQETLDKIKSLVPLYFPKG, from the coding sequence ATGAACATCTACAAACAAATCGAGGCAGAGATACTTGCCGCTTCTCACATCGTCATTACCGCACACAAATCTGCCGATGGGGACTCGGTGGGGTCTTCCTTAGGCCTGCTACATTTCATAGAAAAATTGGGCAAGTCAGCTGTAGTATGTCACCCGGACGCAGCACCTGACTTTCTCTACTGGCTGGACACTTCCAACATCCTACTGATGACTGATCACCCCGAGCAAGTGACCGAAGCTTTTGAGACAGCAGATTTGATCTTTTGCTTGGATTACAACGGGACGGACAGAGTAGGACCAGAGATGCAATCCTTATTGGAAGCAGCTACCTGCAAGAAAATAATGATTGATCACCACCTCAATCCCCAGGACTTTCCCACATTGGCTGTATCGGACACCTCTGCCTCGTCTACCGCGCAGTTGATCGTGGAGCTCATAGATCAGTCTGGACACATCGACCTACTCGACGAAAACATCGGCACCCCCTTATACCTCGGTATATTGACTGACACAGGGAGCTTTCGTTTCCCTGCCGTCGCCCCTCGCACCCACGAATTGATCGCCAAGCTATTGGCCGCTGGGGTGAAGCATCACCTCATCCACGAAGCGCTCAACGACAACAATACGGAGAGTCGAATGCGTCTACAAGGCTATGCCATGAGCGAAAAACTAGAAATCATGGAAGACTATCATGTGGCTATTGTTCCCTTGACCAAAGAAGAACTAGCCCAGTACAATTTCAAAAAAGGAGACACAGACAGTCTGGCCAATCTCGCCCTGTCCATACGAGGTATGAAGGCCGCCATCATGTTTACCGAGCGTGATGGCATCATCAAAATATCCTTCCGTTCCAAAGGAGAAAATAACCCTGTCAACCTACTGGCTGCCGAACATTTTGAAGGAGGAGGACATGCCAACGCCGCTGGAGGCATGAGTAACCTCACGGTACAGGAGACTCTAGACAAAATCAAAAGTTTGGTCCCACTGTATTTCCCAAAAGGATAG
- a CDS encoding tetratricopeptide repeat protein: MRTDVVAGVFLILHLTCVSWGYGQEEVDSLQQIISRDHRDTSAVIALNSLSKVYYYAGNDSSIVVGQKAVSIAKNISYHEGLSKAYYMLGLNQHVLGQFELALSYYDSSLRCSEQTNDSTLLTYILKQVGKVYSDKGDFTKALDNYLESLKIRRILGDTLGAAAVLNNIGTVYWRQNNYDKALSYYQQTLEIEKSMGAFTEQASTLGNIGLIYMSLEDYPKALNYCLNSYNLLDSLGEQCRLLYPAINMGQTYLELDSLDEALQYLQTSHDLSVACNIPEGGCQSLYSIGQIYFKQGLYDLAEQKWKEGYELAEEYDLKTSKMSLAESLFELYKSKGASDQALHYLEITFKLNSELFNEEMTEQLTTLELNYAFEQERDSLEFQKQSELLSVNAQLDQQRLMKYVTIAGFMIALIFVFVIYRYYRLSQKAKSILEKKNKTISEALDEREVLLREIHHRVKNNLQVVSSLLNIQSKYLNDELAKKAVLEGRNRVQSMALVHEKLYQSENMSQVNVKEYLQELANALFQSYDVSEDRVRLSSQIEVVDLSIDTTIQIGLIINELVSNALKYAFPDTKQGVVSLSLRKVEGIHELEVSDDGVGIASPDDLLKSYGYRIVRSISRGLGGTITMQHDQGTFFRLTF, encoded by the coding sequence ATGAGAACTGATGTCGTCGCAGGTGTGTTTTTAATACTGCATTTGACTTGTGTGTCGTGGGGGTATGGACAAGAGGAGGTGGATAGCTTACAGCAGATTATATCTCGTGATCATAGAGATACGTCTGCGGTGATTGCTCTGAATAGCCTTTCCAAAGTATATTATTATGCGGGGAATGATTCATCTATCGTAGTAGGGCAAAAGGCTGTGTCTATCGCAAAAAACATTAGTTATCACGAAGGACTGAGCAAAGCATATTATATGCTGGGCTTGAATCAACATGTTTTAGGGCAGTTTGAACTTGCCTTGAGTTATTATGACAGTTCGTTGAGATGTAGTGAGCAAACCAACGATTCTACTTTGCTTACTTATATACTAAAACAGGTTGGCAAAGTATACAGTGATAAGGGGGATTTCACCAAAGCACTGGATAATTACCTGGAATCCTTAAAGATAAGGCGTATCCTAGGTGACACGCTAGGTGCAGCCGCAGTGCTCAATAATATTGGTACCGTCTATTGGCGTCAAAACAACTATGACAAGGCACTGAGCTATTATCAGCAAACATTGGAAATAGAGAAGTCCATGGGGGCTTTCACCGAGCAAGCATCCACGCTGGGCAATATTGGACTGATTTATATGAGCCTTGAGGATTACCCCAAAGCGTTGAACTATTGTTTGAACTCCTATAATCTGTTGGACTCCTTGGGAGAGCAATGTCGGTTGCTCTATCCTGCAATTAATATGGGACAAACGTACCTCGAGTTAGATAGTTTGGATGAGGCACTTCAGTATCTGCAAACCAGTCATGACTTGTCTGTAGCGTGCAATATTCCTGAAGGGGGGTGTCAGTCTTTGTATTCTATAGGACAAATCTATTTTAAGCAGGGACTATACGACCTTGCCGAGCAAAAATGGAAAGAGGGGTATGAGCTAGCAGAAGAGTATGACTTAAAAACCTCCAAAATGAGTTTAGCCGAGTCGCTATTTGAGTTGTACAAATCCAAAGGTGCTTCTGATCAAGCCTTGCATTATTTGGAGATCACGTTCAAACTCAATAGTGAACTTTTCAATGAAGAGATGACTGAGCAGCTGACGACATTGGAGCTCAACTATGCATTCGAGCAGGAGCGTGACTCACTGGAGTTTCAAAAGCAATCCGAATTGCTGTCGGTCAATGCCCAACTAGATCAGCAGCGGTTGATGAAGTATGTAACGATAGCTGGGTTTATGATTGCATTGATTTTTGTTTTTGTGATCTATCGCTACTATCGACTGAGTCAAAAAGCTAAATCCATTTTGGAAAAGAAAAATAAAACGATCTCTGAGGCACTAGACGAGCGTGAGGTGCTACTTCGTGAGATTCATCACCGAGTCAAGAACAACCTACAGGTCGTGAGCAGTTTGCTCAATATCCAGTCCAAATATTTGAATGACGAGCTGGCCAAGAAAGCCGTACTGGAGGGGAGGAATAGAGTACAGTCCATGGCATTGGTTCATGAAAAGCTGTACCAATCCGAAAATATGTCCCAAGTGAATGTCAAAGAATATCTACAAGAGTTGGCCAATGCGCTGTTTCAATCCTATGATGTGTCCGAAGATAGAGTGAGATTGTCAAGTCAGATAGAGGTAGTAGACTTATCGATCGACACGACGATTCAGATTGGGTTGATTATCAACGAGCTCGTGTCCAATGCCTTGAAATATGCTTTTCCTGATACCAAACAAGGGGTGGTTTCTCTATCTCTCCGAAAAGTAGAGGGGATTCATGAACTAGAAGTCTCGGACGATGGTGTGGGTATAGCTTCACCAGATGATCTATTGAAGTCTTATGGCTATAGGATTGTAAGGTCCATATCTAGAGGACTGGGAGGGACGATCACGATGCAGCATGATCAGGGGACTTTTTTTAGACTAACGTTCTAA
- a CDS encoding T9SS type A sorting domain-containing protein: MKTTIKTIALSLFVAMSTLAFAGEKADKVVSSELNVQILAMADAKVAVKFNKLEGEVVKVKIYDAYGALIYSDKDVANTTYAKSFDLSAFPAGQYSYSVSNGVYSVTKTMELK; encoded by the coding sequence ATGAAAACTACAATCAAAACAATCGCCCTATCCCTATTTGTTGCAATGTCTACTTTGGCTTTCGCAGGCGAAAAAGCTGACAAAGTCGTGAGCTCTGAGTTGAATGTTCAGATTCTAGCAATGGCAGATGCTAAAGTAGCAGTGAAATTCAACAAGCTAGAAGGAGAAGTGGTCAAAGTAAAAATCTATGACGCCTACGGTGCACTGATTTATTCTGACAAAGACGTAGCAAACACTACATACGCTAAAAGCTTTGACTTGTCTGCATTCCCAGCAGGTCAATACTCTTACTCTGTATCCAACGGCGTATACAGCGTGACCAAAACCATGGAATTGAAATAA
- a CDS encoding alpha/beta fold hydrolase, which yields MKPATQYTKSGHINIAYQVYGSGPIDLVYIPGWVSNIDWMWACPELVYFFEELGKFAQVILFDKRGTGLSDRIVELSTIEERMDDIRAVMDAVGSPKAVLFGHSEGGSVSALFAATYPNRTISLITFGVFAKRRYSPDYPWAPTDDERQKVYDMIENSWGSGEMGLESLAPSQANNKVFMDWLANYFRSGASPSAAMVLTKMNTEVDIVDILGSIKVPTLLLQRTQDVDVKIQEGRFVADRIEDSIFVELEGSDHLFWAGNTEEVLEEIRAFVTHVTPKRNYQKRLLTILAGRVLPSEDMSHQDIVGQFVTQYRGSIIQYDQGVFVATFEGPSKAVHCSLELQKVSKGVAVELAIGIHILEGAVDEARFVHDETVLCVKEIIKHTEPNQILITQTVKNLLSGAGLNVVQHASIFETGSNDKLQLFSVIDHSRMDYNQDDGRVHTVPKKGLFLENVLQSIERHIHDEDFGVEMLCSEVGVGERQLQRKLKAITNKSPNQLINSVRLHRAKELILGRHGFNITEIAFKMGFSNPSYFSKCFKKEFDLSPSELLQRENQYAPVAKTIAVSDML from the coding sequence ATGAAGCCAGCAACACAATACACCAAGAGTGGGCATATCAATATAGCCTATCAAGTATATGGATCAGGGCCGATCGATTTGGTCTATATTCCTGGATGGGTTTCTAATATAGATTGGATGTGGGCATGTCCTGAGTTGGTTTATTTTTTCGAGGAGTTGGGCAAGTTTGCTCAAGTCATATTGTTTGACAAGCGAGGGACAGGGTTGTCAGATCGTATCGTAGAGCTATCAACCATCGAGGAACGAATGGATGATATCAGGGCAGTGATGGATGCTGTAGGTTCTCCGAAGGCCGTATTGTTTGGACACTCAGAGGGAGGCTCTGTATCGGCATTGTTTGCAGCGACTTACCCGAACCGAACGATATCTTTGATCACATTTGGCGTGTTTGCCAAACGAAGGTATAGTCCTGACTACCCATGGGCACCTACGGATGACGAACGTCAGAAAGTCTACGACATGATCGAAAACAGCTGGGGGAGTGGTGAAATGGGGTTGGAATCTCTCGCACCTTCGCAGGCCAACAATAAGGTTTTTATGGATTGGTTGGCTAATTATTTTCGATCTGGTGCTAGCCCAAGTGCCGCCATGGTGCTGACCAAAATGAATACAGAGGTGGATATTGTGGATATCCTAGGCTCTATCAAAGTACCTACTTTGCTCCTGCAGCGCACGCAGGATGTAGATGTCAAAATACAAGAAGGAAGATTTGTCGCAGACCGCATAGAGGATTCTATCTTTGTCGAGTTAGAAGGGAGTGATCACTTGTTTTGGGCAGGTAATACCGAAGAGGTTTTAGAAGAGATACGGGCATTTGTGACTCATGTGACACCAAAGAGGAATTATCAAAAAAGACTTCTTACCATCTTGGCTGGACGGGTTCTTCCATCAGAAGACATGAGTCATCAAGATATTGTTGGCCAATTTGTGACGCAGTATCGTGGCAGTATTATCCAATATGATCAAGGTGTTTTTGTTGCAACTTTCGAGGGGCCGAGTAAGGCGGTACACTGTAGCCTCGAACTACAAAAAGTATCGAAAGGTGTAGCGGTAGAATTGGCCATAGGCATCCATATTCTAGAAGGAGCAGTAGACGAAGCACGTTTTGTTCATGATGAAACAGTACTGTGTGTAAAGGAGATCATAAAACATACCGAGCCCAATCAAATATTGATCACACAAACGGTGAAAAACCTGCTCTCTGGGGCAGGTTTGAATGTCGTCCAACATGCGTCAATTTTTGAAACAGGTTCTAATGACAAATTGCAGCTGTTTAGCGTGATAGATCATTCAAGAATGGATTACAATCAAGACGACGGCAGAGTACACACTGTTCCAAAAAAAGGATTGTTTTTGGAGAATGTCTTACAAAGTATCGAAAGGCACATACATGATGAGGATTTTGGAGTAGAGATGTTGTGTAGCGAAGTAGGGGTCGGTGAGCGTCAGTTGCAACGAAAGCTCAAGGCCATTACCAACAAGTCTCCCAATCAACTGATCAACTCGGTACGACTTCATCGGGCCAAAGAACTGATTCTTGGTCGTCATGGTTTCAATATCACCGAAATCGCTTTTAAAATGGGGTTCTCCAACCCATCCTACTTTTCTAAATGTTTTAAGAAAGAATTTGACTTGTCTCCCTCAGAGTTGTTGCAAAGAGAAAATCAGTACGCGCCGGTTGCTAAAACCATAGCAGTATCAGATATGCTGTAA
- a CDS encoding LytTR family DNA-binding domain-containing protein produces MSEKRRVLIVEDQPIIADDIAICLEQMGHEVVDICDSADQALMALDQHDIQLILLDIKIKGDKDGIQLAQLIRQKTMIPFVFISSLYDKTTITRAKNAEPSGYIVKPFKDEDIQVAVDMAFAKNKIERVSRPNTEQLNLFVREKNAIVPLDFNQILYIEASDNYSIFYTEGDKHVVSQTLKNVEEKLSNQGYCRIHKTFLVNLRKIDRIENSVVFVDGSPLPIGKVYRKSFMDRLTVF; encoded by the coding sequence ATGAGTGAAAAACGAAGAGTATTGATCGTAGAGGATCAGCCGATTATTGCAGATGATATAGCGATTTGCTTGGAGCAAATGGGACATGAGGTGGTGGATATATGTGATTCGGCAGACCAGGCGTTGATGGCTTTGGATCAGCATGACATACAGTTGATTCTGTTGGATATCAAGATCAAAGGGGACAAAGATGGGATTCAACTCGCGCAGCTCATCCGCCAAAAGACAATGATACCTTTTGTATTCATTTCATCTCTATATGATAAAACCACGATCACTCGTGCCAAAAATGCCGAACCCTCTGGGTATATCGTCAAGCCCTTCAAAGATGAAGATATTCAAGTCGCAGTGGATATGGCATTTGCCAAAAATAAAATCGAGCGTGTGAGCAGACCTAATACAGAGCAACTCAATTTGTTCGTCAGGGAAAAGAATGCCATCGTACCACTAGATTTCAATCAGATATTGTACATAGAAGCATCGGACAACTATTCCATTTTTTATACAGAAGGAGACAAGCATGTAGTGTCTCAGACACTCAAGAATGTAGAGGAGAAACTCAGCAACCAGGGGTATTGCCGCATTCATAAGACCTTTCTGGTGAACTTGAGGAAAATCGACCGTATCGAAAATAGTGTGGTTTTTGTCGACGGCAGCCCGTTGCCTATTGGTAAGGTGTATAGAAAGTCCTTCATGGATCGTTTGACTGTGTTTTAG